The genomic window TTCTTAAATGTAATAAGTTATTTAAATTCTTATGATTATATATTCTCGCCCTACATCCTAATTGTTGTTTTACTAAATGTGACACATCACTTTCAATGCTACAACCAATATTTCATTCTAAATTTTGATGATGAATACCTTGCTTATTATTACTGAAATAATTACTCGCCTTTTTTAAATTTATTTTAATATCTTTATTTAATTCATTTTTAGCAACATTACGAATGTTTTTGATTAATTCTTGATGATTTCCATCCTTATATAATTTAATTCAACTATTTAGTGTTACTTTACGATTTTCAAAAATAATATTAAATGCCGTTTGTTTTAATTTTTTAATAGCATGATAACCATCTAAAATATATCTAACATTACCAAAACTATTGGCAATTTCTCTAATTCAAGTATCACCATCACCACAAACAATTATCCTGTCATAATTAATATTTACATAATGTTTTTGTAACTCTTTAATTAATAAATCACGATAATCCATTGTATTTATTCGTTTACCAACTTTTAACATTAGAAAATGACCTCGTTTGTTTTCTAATTTTCTACGAGCATTTTTGTATTTTTTTTCTTTATGTCCGGTATGAAAAGTAACTAAACGAATTCTTTGGTCTTGTTTAACTTTATGATCTAATGTCGCTAAAAATGTCTCATCTAGTTGAATATATAAATCCTTATTTTTGACATCAATTCTATTTTTAGTTTCTTTTTCTGCTAGTTGAAAATATTCAGCAATATCATATTTATTTAAAATACGCGAAATACTAGCTTTCGAAATATAACAATGATTTAGAGCATCTAAAACATCGCGATACCGCTTACCATCACCCAAAAGACTTAAAACTTTAAATTGGACATCAAAATAAATGCGTTGTTTAGACAATAAACCAATTTCTTTATCTAGTAAACATACATATTCAAATTTACCTGATTTTTGATTTCAATATTTATATCGGCGTTGTTTAAAAATAACATCACCAAAAATTGTAATAATTGTTCTTGATGAAAGAACGCATAAAGTTTTATTAGGTAGAGGTAGGTAAAGATTTAAATAATTTTTAATGAAAAGCAACAATATCAAGAACAGGTGAAAGCGATCCTCAACCAATTTTTAATTTTCGTCCAATTTATAATAATTTTTAACAACTAAAACAAATAGCTTAGTTTCTTGTAAAAATAAGAAAAATATCCAAACCAGTAAGTAATTAATTAAAAATTACTGGTTTTTATTTTGTCAAAATAGAAAGGAGAATAAAAATGAAAAAGTTGCTTAGTGGGGCTGCCCAAAATTCTGTGTCTCGATAATTCATTCTGAATTATACTTAAAAGAAAAAGAACAGAAAATAACAAAAAAAGTAAAAAAACCTGATGCAATTAATAAAGTTGTTGATTATTTTTTAGAAAATATTGATAATCCACAAGATTTATTTAAAGGCAAGACTATTTTTCAGGAATTTACCAAAAAATTAACTGAACGAATGTTAAATACGAAAATTAAAGATTATCCTGAAACTAATGAGAATCATAATAAAAGAAATGGCAACGCACAAAAAACCATTATTACTAAAAATGGTTCAATCGTAATTGATGTACCAAGAGATCGAAATAGTACTTTTGAACCAATAATTATTCCAAAAAGACAAAGAAAATTTGATAATTTTGATCAAAAAGTAATTTCCTTATATGCAAAAGGAATGACAATTTCTGATATCAAAGCACAATTGCAAGAATTCTATCACGGAGCAGAAATTTCAGAAAGTTTAATTAGTCAAATAACTGATGATATTATTGAAGAAGTTAAAATGTGACAAACTAAACATTTAGAGAAGATTTATCTGATTGTTTATTTTGATTGTATTGTTGTTAAAGTAAAACAAGATAAACGAATAATAAATAAAAAAGTTTATCTTGCCTTAGGAATTAATATAAATTGGCTTAAAAGATATTTTAGGAATGTGAATTAGCGAGAATGAGGGAGCCAAATTTTGACTTAATAATCCTTCTTACGTTACGGAAATGAAAAATTGTGGCTTACAAGATATTCTTGTTGCTTGTAGTGATAATTTAACTGGGATGTCTGATGAAATAGAAGCTGTTTTTCCAAAAACACAACATCAATTATGTATTGTTCATCAAATTCGTAATAGTTTAAAATTTGTTCCTGACAAAGATCGTAAACTTGTAGCTAATGATTTAAAATCAATTTATACAGCAATTAATGAAGAAATAGCGTTAGTTGCTTTAGATCATTTTTCAGAAAAATGAAATAAAAAGTATCCACAAATTACTAAATCATGAAAAAATAACTGAAATAATTTAATAATTTTTCTTGAATATCCTCAAGAATTTAGAAGAATTATTTATACAACTAATGCAATAGAGTCTGTTAATAGTCAACTAAGAAAAGTAATTAAGAATAAAAAGATTTTTCCTAATGATTTATCAGTTTTTAAAATATTTTATTTAGCATTTCAAAATATGGTTAAGAAATGAACGATGCCAATTCAAAATTGGGGTAGTGCAATTTCACATTTAATGATAAAATTTGAGGACAGAGTGAATTTAAGTTAATTACTTAGAGACACAGTTAATTGTACAGTCCCATATAATTAGCTAATTGTTTTAATTCTTCAAAGCAACACCTAAGAAAACTAAACGCGACCATGTTGAATTTCATTTTAATTTAGTTTTTTATACTTAAAATAAAATAATTTGGTATAATGTCGGTGGAATTGTTCGATCTTCCCGTTGCTCTGAGGAGAACGGATTGGTGTGGTTTCGTGAACAATTCCGTTCTTCGAAAGAAAGGTTGTAAAAGACCTTTCTTTTACTTTGTACGATTTTTTATTACTTCAGTTAGTAGTAGTAAATTCAGGAGCATTATCAGTACGAAGGCGTTTAATGGTTGTACCAAGTTCGCCGAAATCTTTCATTGCTCTTTGCGCGGCATTAATGGTGTTATTGGTTCCTAAACTATCATAAACATAGCCAAACACTATCCGTGTTATTTCGTCAATGAAATCATAAATGTAATATTTTTTATCAACCGGAAAACTTGATGTAGTAATGATTTTGGCATCCATTTGTAAAAGACCGATATCGGAATACTTCATAACGCTTAAAATGGCGTTTAGTTTGTTTGATTTGTTGTTTTAATTCTTTTCAACGAGAGTCAGATTTAATTCAGCGATAAAAAGTTTTGATGTTTTTAGGGACTTCTGAATTTTTAATATCGTAAAAACCGATTTTTAAATTGTTAAATAAAGAACGCGTTCCGCCGGCTTGAAGATTTTTGTAATCAAAATACAAATCACATACTTTTTCGCGAGAATTTAAACTATATTAATAATTAATATTTTGTGGTTTTGTAGTTTTAAACAATAATAAATCTAAATTGTCAGAATAATAAGCGGTCATAATTTTTTCTGCCCAACGATAAAAGGTTTTCGTTGCATTCTTAAAATATTTTTTAATAAGTTTTGTTAAAGTAATTTTTTTAATATAGAAATAAGTACATAAATTTAAATAGGCAGTAATGCGTTTTTTAGTTTTATAGTAATAAGGATTGCGGCAATTATCACTTAATCAGCTTTATACTTTTGCTTTTAAATCTGCTAAATCAGCTTGGGAAATAATATATTTCATTTTTAAACTCCTTAAATTAAGAAAATCGTATTACAAAAAATACGATTTTCAAAAATATTTATTAAATTACTAATTTTTATTAGGCATTTCGGCATAGAATGAAGTTATATATCAAGTTTGTACTAATTGAGATTTTATTAATTGAAATTTAATTTTTACATTAATAATTTTTGGAATTGTTATTAGTATACCCTTATTATTTATACCGTTGCTTCTGTAAAAATTAAGAACACTTTCAATATTATCTTGGCCTTTTAAAAATAAGCTTTTCTTTTTCAAATCGTTAGGTAAAATATCATTTGGAAAATGAAGTCTATAACTACCTTCTGTTGGTGAATTAAGTCATAGTTCACCATTTAAAATTTCCGTAAAGACTAATTCATATTTTTTAAAATTATCAGTATTTGCAATATTATTACTTCTACATCCGAAAATAAACATTACACATACTAAATTTAAAGCTAATAAAAATTTTCGCATAAGAAAAATCCTCCTTTCAAAAAAGAAATTATATTATATAATAATATTTAGAACTATTTAAGAAAACTTTTTAATTAAGGCCGCGTTTAGTTTTCTTAGGTATTGTTTTGAAGAAGTAAAACAATCAGCTAATTATATTATTTAATTACTAAACTAACCTTACCTTTCTTGTTATTGTCATTTTTATTCATTACCATTTTATCATATTATTGAATTTTTGCACAATGAAAAATTATTAATTTTATTAAATTTTAACTAATATTTTTACTTACTTAAATGTAATATATTTATTTGTATATACAATTCTACCTTTATTAATTCAACTATCATCATTTTTCTTATTATATTTATTTCATAATGAACTTTTATATATTTCTTTTCTGATTTCTATTTCTGAATTAATATTTTCATTAATGTAATGTAATACATTTAATTTGTTTAAATTTGCCATTCTTAAATGTAATAGGTTATTTAAATTCTTATGATGATATATTCTTGCTCCATATCCTAATTGTTGTTTTACTAAATGTGATACATCACTTTCAATGCTACAACCAATATTTCATTCTAAATTTTGATGATGAATACCATGCTTATTATTACTGAAATAATTACTCGCCTTTCTTAAATTTATTTTAATATCTTTATTTAATTCATTTTTAGCAACATTACGAATGTTTTTGATTAATTCTTGATGATTTCCATCCTTATATAATTTAATTCAACTATTTAGTGTTACTTTACGATTTTCAAAAATAATATTAAATGCCGTTTGTTTTAATTTTTTAATAGCATGATAACCATCTAAAATATATCTAACATTACCAAAACTATTGGCAATTTCTCTAATTCAAGTATCACCATCGCCACAAACAATTATTTTGTCATAATTAATATTTACATAATGTTTTTGTAATTCCTTAATTAATAAATCACGATAATTCATCGTATTTATTCGTTTACCAACTTTTAACATTAGAAAATGACCTCGTTTGTTTTCTAATTCTCTACGAGCATTTTTGTAATTTTTTTCTTTATGTCCGGCGTGAAAAGTAACTAAACGAACTCTTTGGTCTTGTTTAGCTTTATGATCTAATGTCGCTAAAAATGTTTCATCTAGCTGAATATATAAATCCTTATTTTTGACATCAATTCTAGTTTTAGTTTCTTTTTCTGCTAATTGAAAATATTCAGCAATATCGTATTTATTTAAAATATTTGAAATACTACCTACTACTACCACTACCTTTTGAAATATAACAATGATTTAGAGCATCTAAAACATCACGATACCGTTTACCGTCACCTAAAAGACTTAAAACTTTAAATTGAACATCAAAATAAATGCGTTGTTTGGGCAATAAACCAATTTCTTTATCTAGTAAACATACATATTCAAATTTACCTGATTTTTGATTTCAATATTTATATCGGCGTCGTTTAAAAGTGACGTCACCAAAAATTGTAATAATTGTTCTTGATGCAAAATGAACTACTTTATAACCTTGTTTTAACCGATAATGATATTTATATAAGTATTCATCTAATTTTTCATATTCGTTGGCTAATTGTTCACATTTATTGGTGTACATATTTTTATGGGTTGTAAATAAGCTGAATCAATGCTTGTTTTCTAGGGTTTTTACATTATTATTAATTTTTAACATAAAAAATCACCTTTCTTTGGTAGTAATTTTAACAAAGTTAAATTTCGTTAGTTTATTTTTTGTTTTTAAAATAAATGCT from Spiroplasma endosymbiont of Agriotes lineatus includes these protein-coding regions:
- a CDS encoding Mbov_0401 family ICE element transposase-like protein translates to MLFIKNYLNLYLPLPNKTLCVLSSRTIITIFGDVIFKQRRYKYWNQKSGKFEYVCLLDKEIGLLSKQRIYFDVQFKVLSLLGDGKRYRDVLDALNHCYISKASISRILNKYDIAEYFQLAEKETKNRIDVKNKDLYIQLDETFLATLDHKVKQDQRIRLVTFHTGHKEKKYKNARRKLENKRGHFLMLKVGKRINTMDYRDLLIKELQKHYVNINYDRIIVCGDGDTWIREIANSFGNVRYILDGYHAIKKLKQTAFNIIFENRKVTLNSWIKLYKDGNHQELIKNIRNVAKNELNKDIKINLKKASNYFSNNKQGIHHQNLEWNIGCSIESDVSHLVKQQLGCRARIYNHKNLNNLLHLRMANLNKLNVLHYINENINSEIEIKKEIYKNSLWNKYNNKNDDSWINYKGNAVTNKYSRFK
- a CDS encoding DDE-type integrase/transposase/recombinase, with translation MKYSDIGLLQMDAKIITTSSFPVDKKYYIYDFIDEITRIVFGYVYDSLGTNNTINAAQRAMKDFGELGTTIKRLRTDNAPEFTTTNWSNKKSYKVKERSFTTFLSKNGIVHETTPIRSPQSNGKIEQFHRHYTKLFYFKYKKLN
- a CDS encoding Mbov_0401 family ICE element transposase-like protein, giving the protein MVVVGSISNILNKYDIAEYFQLAEKETKTRIDVKNKDLYIQLDETFLATLDHKAKQDQRVRLVTFHAGHKEKNYKNARRELENKRGHFLMLKVGKRINTMNYRDLLIKELQKHYVNINYDKIIVCGDGDTWIREIANSFGNVRYILDGYHAIKKLKQTAFNIIFENRKVTLNSWIKLYKDGNHQELIKNIRNVAKNELNKDIKINLRKASNYFSNNKHGIHHQNLEWNIGCSIESDVSHLVKQQLGYGARIYHHKNLNNLLHLRMANLNKLNVLHYINENINSEIEIRKEIYKSSLWNKYNKKNDDSWINKGRIVYTNKYITFK
- a CDS encoding UPF0236 family transposase-like protein, translated to MLKINNNVKTLENKHWFSLFTTHKNMYTNKCEQLANEYEKLDEYLYKYHYRLKQGYKVVHFASRTIITIFGDVTFKRRRYKYWNQKSGKFEYVCLLDKEIGLLPKQRIYFDVQFKVLSLLGDGKRYRDVLDALNHCYISKGSGSSR